From a region of the Rhipicephalus microplus isolate Deutch F79 chromosome X, USDA_Rmic, whole genome shotgun sequence genome:
- the LOC142775823 gene encoding uncharacterized protein LOC142775823, with protein sequence MHLPAREASGGRATGKKNVPYYGDSRGSSRGSSRKSQQMIAKSSSNPHVTPSEQTKVETTSQRQLSSPALNVSVARGAEGESRGVAHYSKKSQSLIAVAGVPYYPVAVGVRRVYTIPYPWVYYAVYPTTWRPPVAPVINIPVVVHVHPQIVPVQVPTIVSNAGGGAVGFVPGDDSGVVGSGHPNADDGIDAGFVPTYRCGTAKVANCQG encoded by the coding sequence ATGCATCTTCCGGCCCGCGAAGCTTCGGGTGGTCGTGCTACTGGCAAAAAGAATGTGCCTTATTATGGCGACAGTCGAGGCTCAAGCAGAGGATCATCCCGGAAAAGCCAGCAGATGATCGCCAAGTCCTCGAGCAACCCTCATGTCACGCCGTCTGAGCAGACGAAAGTAGAAACAACGTCGCAAAGACAGTTATCATCACCTGCTTTGAATGTGTCGGTGGCACGTGGTGCAGAGGGTGAATCAAGAGGAGTGGCTCATTACTCGAAGAAATCCCAGAGTCTCATCGCAGTGGCTGGAGTGCCCTACTACCCCGTAGCCGTGGGAGTTCGCAGGGTTTATACAATCCCGTACCCGTGGGTGTACTACGCTGTCTATCCTACGACATGGCGACCCCCTGTAGCCCCAGTAATCAACATACCTGTAGTTGTGCACGTGCACCCCCAGATCGTGCCAGTGCAGGTCCCCACAATTGTATCGAACGCGGGTGGTGGTGCCGTTGGCTTTGTACCTGGTGATGACTCGGGAGTTGTAGGTTCAGGCCATCCGAATGCCGACGACGGCATCGACGCTGGCTTTGTGCCAACCTACCGCTGTGGAACTGCCAAAGTTGCTAACTGCCAAGGCTGA